Below is a genomic region from Spongiibacter nanhainus.
CCGCCAAACTGGGTTGCGACTCGGTGCCCGCCATGCTGATCCGGGATGTCTTCCACCAGGCCTTTGAGCGCGACCCCGGGATAGTAGAAGCTGCAGTGGCGGATATCTGTGCACATTACGACCGCGACCCGGCCTGTGACCACTACGGTATGCCCTTTCTTTACTTTAAAGGCTTTCAAGCAATTCAGGCTTACCGTATTGCCCATTGGTTGTGGGGAGAGGGCCGTCAAGCCATGGCACTGTTCCTGCAAAACCGGATTGCCACGGTATTCGATGTTGATATTCATCCCGCGGCCACGGTGGGCTCTGGGGTGATGGTGGATCACGCGACCGGCTTGGTCATTGGCGAGACCGCGGTGGTGGGCAACAACGTGTCGATGTTGCACTCCGTCACCTTGGGGGGCTGCGGCAGCGGCTCGGGGCCTCGCCACCCGACCATTGGCGACGGCGTGCTGATCGCAACTGGCGCCAAAATCCTCGGCAATATCCTGGTTGGCGAGGGCGCCAAAATTGCGGCTGGCAGTGTAGTGCTTGAGAGCGTTCCTCCGCATTCCACCGTGGCCGGCGTACCGGCTAAAGTGGTAGGGCGGCCCTCGGAAGCCGTGCCGGCACTGGATATGGATCAGCACATTAACGGCAGTGATTAGCCGTACTAAAGTTGGACTGTATGGGCTTTGGTATTAATACCAAAAGGGCTGGGCAGCTTGACAGTTTCGTCAGATAGAGTAAGTTAAACAGCTCAAAATATAGGCAGTTTTAGGGGTGTGCTACCCATGAGTGTTAAATTGCTCGACAACAAAGCGTTTTACGGTTTCCGCGTGCGCCGCACTGTAGCGGGAGAGCTGTACCAAGAGTATTTCTCGCTGAAGAAAGACGGCAAACGCCTGGAAGGCCGTCAAAAGAAAGCCGTTGAAAAAGAAGCCATCGCCCGGGATGCAGAGCTGGAAGCCGAGCAGAAGCAGTATCTTGAAGAAACAAAAGAAGATCGATGCTTCAAACCCGACGGCACCGTCCGCGGCATTAGCTACCTGTTAAAAACCGAGAAAAGCGGCAACCTGACGCCTATCTTCCAGGTTGGTGTGGCATCAAAAGTTGAGAAAAAGACGGTGTGCACCAGCTTCTCCCTCAACGCCCACGGCAGTGAAGACGCTTGGAACCGCGCGGTGGATGCCTACGCCAAACACAAGTCCATCCACAAAAATTCCAAGCTGTATCAGCGTTTGCTGAAGGCAATGCCGAAAGTGTCCTAAGCAAATTTTTGCGGCATAATTCAACACAAAGCGGGTCTTTTGGACCCGCTTTTTCGTTTTGGGCTTGGGCTTTCCATTGAGCCCGTTAAGGACAGTCAACAATGCTTGATAGCAATACCACAATGCTTGTTATGGGCACGGGGCGGGGCGGCACCACTATTATTACTGCGGCCTTGGGCGCGCACCCTGATATCGCAATGCTGGATGAAGAATATACCGGTGCGGTATTTCATGTGACGGGCGGCAAGATTCGTGGCAACAAGCTTTGTGTTCCCCATCAGTTGGAGTGGACCAAGCATTGGCGGTGGTGGCACCGGCTTTACGGCTTGACTGGATATCAGCGCAAGCGCAAATGGTACAACCTGCACCCACGCAGTGAATTATCGATCAGCGACTATATTGAACGGGCACCGCTGCAGCCGATTTGCATACTCCGCGAGCCCAATGCCGTGATTAACTCGGTGCAAAAACGCGCCAGGCGCAGCGCCGATATCGCAATTTTTCGCTGGTGTCGGTATATGGAGATTGTTCAGCAGTGCCTGGATGAGCACGACAGGCACGACAACCTGCTTGCGCCAGCAATCCTGTCCTTTGAAGGTTTAGTGCAACAACCCGAAGCTGTCCTGCGGGCCCTCTGCCAACAGATCGGTCTGCCATTTCACCCGGTGATGTTGGAAGCACCGCAACGCAATGCCCGCTACAGCCAATCCGGCTTCGACGCCAAGCGGACCTCCCAGGGGGATCAGCCTTGCTACCTTTCGCAGATTCCTGCAGCCTCGCTGCAGCTCTACGAGCGTTTGCTACAAAAAGACCTTGTCCATTCTGTGCTTGCCTCGCCAGCTGGCGATTAAGACGAGGCCAAGTAACTCAAGCCGCGCCGGCGCAGTGGCTTGATGGCCAGCAAAATCAGGCCCAGCAGCGCAGAGGCCGCTAGCCACTCCGGCAGCAAGCTGTGCTGGTGGCCGCCTGAGGCGCGAATTGTCCATCCAAAGGTATCGATCAACGCGTCCAGGCTGAGGCCGGCTGCGATACTGACTGCGGCAACAGAGGCCAGGTAGGCGGTCACAGCCCGCCGTCCCAGTTCACGGTATACCAAACCCACTGCGGCGATATTGCTGGCAGGCCCCGCCATC
It encodes:
- the cysE gene encoding serine O-acetyltransferase; this translates as MTLSTDQLWSAMAEEARTFGGNEPVLASFYHANILNHDNFAAALSFHIAAKLGCDSVPAMLIRDVFHQAFERDPGIVEAAVADICAHYDRDPACDHYGMPFLYFKGFQAIQAYRIAHWLWGEGRQAMALFLQNRIATVFDVDIHPAATVGSGVMVDHATGLVIGETAVVGNNVSMLHSVTLGGCGSGSGPRHPTIGDGVLIATGAKILGNILVGEGAKIAAGSVVLESVPPHSTVAGVPAKVVGRPSEAVPALDMDQHINGSD